From Caulobacter segnis, a single genomic window includes:
- a CDS encoding NAD(P)-dependent oxidoreductase gives MNVGFVGLGAMGAAMVRNLLAKGVSVTVWNRSRAIVDELAAEGARAAATVDEAFAADIVLTMLAHDKAMREVLVDSGVLARAGKGVVHVNHATISTDLAAELAVLHAELGLGYVAAPVFGRPPVAQAGGLNVLAAGAPEAVAKAQPVLEMLAAKVWPLGEDPVRANALKLAGNFMIVSAIESMGEAVALGEAYGVAAPDLLDMLSSTLFAAPIYKIYGGMIAERRYSPPGFAAELGLKDVRLVLDAAEAKGLSMPLADLAEASLESLLAGDEKDLDLAALAEIARGRVEGR, from the coding sequence ATGAACGTCGGTTTCGTCGGCCTGGGCGCCATGGGCGCGGCCATGGTGCGCAATCTGCTGGCCAAGGGCGTTTCGGTGACGGTGTGGAACCGCTCGCGCGCCATCGTCGACGAACTGGCCGCTGAGGGCGCGCGCGCCGCCGCCACCGTTGACGAGGCCTTCGCCGCCGACATCGTGCTGACCATGCTGGCCCACGACAAGGCCATGCGCGAGGTGCTGGTCGACAGCGGCGTTCTGGCCCGGGCGGGGAAGGGCGTGGTCCACGTCAATCACGCCACCATCTCGACCGACCTCGCCGCCGAGCTGGCTGTCCTGCACGCCGAACTGGGCCTGGGCTATGTCGCCGCCCCGGTGTTCGGCCGCCCGCCCGTGGCCCAGGCCGGTGGCTTGAACGTTCTGGCCGCCGGCGCGCCCGAGGCGGTCGCCAAGGCCCAGCCGGTGCTCGAGATGCTGGCCGCCAAGGTCTGGCCGCTGGGCGAGGATCCCGTCCGCGCCAACGCCCTGAAGCTGGCCGGCAACTTCATGATCGTCTCGGCCATCGAGAGCATGGGCGAGGCCGTGGCCCTGGGCGAAGCCTATGGCGTGGCCGCGCCCGACCTCCTGGACATGCTGTCCAGCACCCTGTTCGCCGCGCCGATCTACAAGATCTACGGCGGCATGATCGCCGAGCGCCGCTACAGCCCGCCCGGCTTCGCCGCCGAGCTGGGCCTGAAGGACGTGCGCCTGGTTCTGGACGCGGCCGAGGCCAAGGGTCTGTCCATGCCGCTGGCGGATCTGGCCGAGGCCAGCCTGGAATCGCTGCTGGCCGGCGACGAGAAGGACCTCGATCTGGCTGCCTTGGCCGAGATCGCGAGAGGACGTGTGGAAGGTCGCTGA
- a CDS encoding aldose 1-epimerase, producing MTATEKGQARLVLAPEVGGAIAAFTLAGRDVLRPMADGASDALLTASFPLIPFCNRIPNGRFVFEGREVVLPPNLAGHPHTLHGQGWRAAWTVEKAEAAEAVLSYAHAPDAWPWAYRAEQRFTLTETGFRAELTVTNTGEAAMPAGLGFHPYFPRREGETLTAANDGVWLIDTDALPTIHHPGPWEADWAAGAPVEGHGLIDHCYTGWNQRAVLRAPGQPDTVVTASADCRWLHVYVPPGEAYYCVEPCASRPNPFGEGETGMVTLRPGESRSIWMEVRS from the coding sequence ATGACCGCCACCGAAAAGGGCCAGGCCCGCCTGGTGCTCGCCCCCGAGGTCGGCGGCGCGATCGCCGCCTTCACCCTGGCGGGCCGCGACGTGCTGCGGCCGATGGCGGACGGGGCGAGCGACGCCCTGCTGACGGCCAGCTTCCCGCTGATCCCGTTCTGCAACCGCATCCCGAACGGCCGCTTCGTGTTCGAGGGGCGCGAGGTCGTGCTGCCCCCGAACCTGGCCGGCCATCCGCACACCCTGCACGGCCAGGGTTGGCGCGCGGCCTGGACCGTGGAGAAGGCCGAGGCCGCCGAGGCGGTGCTGTCCTATGCGCACGCGCCGGACGCCTGGCCGTGGGCCTATCGCGCCGAGCAGCGGTTCACGCTCACCGAGACCGGCTTTCGCGCTGAACTGACCGTGACCAACACCGGTGAGGCCGCCATGCCGGCCGGCCTGGGCTTTCACCCCTATTTCCCGCGTCGCGAGGGCGAGACCCTGACGGCGGCCAATGACGGGGTCTGGCTGATCGACACCGACGCCCTGCCGACGATCCATCATCCGGGCCCTTGGGAAGCCGACTGGGCCGCCGGCGCGCCGGTCGAGGGCCATGGCTTGATCGACCATTGTTACACCGGCTGGAACCAGCGGGCCGTGCTGCGTGCGCCGGGCCAGCCGGACACGGTCGTCACCGCCTCGGCCGATTGCCGCTGGCTGCACGTCTATGTCCCGCCGGGCGAGGCCTATTACTGCGTCGAACCCTGCGCCAGCCGCCCCAACCCGTTCGGGGAGGGGGAGACGGGCATGGTGACGCTGCGGCCGGGCGAGAGCCGGAGCATCTGGATGGAAGTTCGTTCCTGA
- a CDS encoding DUF2312 domain-containing protein, which produces MADDAIPHADVLNSTAQGQLKSIVDRVERLEVEKAEIMEQIKEVYNEAKGNGFDVKVLKKVVRLRKQDRAKRQEEDAILDLYLSAIGEI; this is translated from the coding sequence ATGGCCGACGACGCCATTCCCCATGCCGACGTTCTGAACAGCACCGCTCAAGGCCAGCTGAAGTCGATCGTCGACCGCGTCGAGCGGCTCGAGGTCGAGAAGGCCGAGATCATGGAGCAGATCAAGGAAGTCTATAACGAGGCCAAGGGTAACGGCTTCGACGTCAAGGTGCTGAAGAAGGTGGTTCGCCTGCGCAAGCAGGACCGCGCCAAGCGCCAGGAAGAGGACGCGATCCTCGACCTGTACCTCTCGGCCATCGGCGAGATCTAA
- a CDS encoding lytic murein transglycosylase, with protein MAMDRRVFLVLLLAGCADTTPQGPLTGPTPSHHPAPQPPPPPVMVPAPPVSAEEQAFDAWLADFRGRALAAGVSPQVFDRELSGVTPNPKVISLDSRQPEFSKPVGAYIAGVISDDRVAIGRAKREQLTFLPAIEARYGVPRDILLAVWAMESAFGKLQGDFDVVRSMASLAYDGRRRAWAEGELIAALKIIESGEDTREQLKGSWAGAMGQTQFLPSSYRATAVDFDGDGRRDIWGSDADSLASAANLLAKGGWKPGVGWAKEVILPAGFDYSVTEVEKQLPAWWEAKGVKRADGLPWTAQDAASPAMLLLPAGAAGPAFLALPNHFAIRTYNNSTSYALGIGLLADRFAGGGPLVTPWPVETPLNMADRMAAQIALARVGFNPGPADGVVGAGTRKALRAWQQSQQLPADGYLSSDMVARLKAQAGITP; from the coding sequence ATGGCTATGGATCGTCGCGTTTTTCTCGTTCTTCTTCTCGCCGGCTGCGCGGACACCACCCCGCAAGGTCCCCTGACGGGGCCCACGCCTTCCCACCACCCCGCGCCTCAGCCGCCGCCCCCGCCGGTCATGGTGCCGGCGCCGCCCGTTTCGGCCGAAGAGCAGGCGTTCGACGCCTGGCTGGCCGACTTCCGCGGCCGCGCCCTGGCCGCCGGCGTGTCTCCGCAGGTGTTCGATCGCGAGCTGTCGGGCGTCACGCCCAATCCCAAGGTCATCAGTCTGGACAGCCGCCAGCCGGAATTCTCCAAGCCGGTCGGCGCCTATATCGCCGGGGTGATCAGCGACGACCGCGTCGCCATCGGCCGCGCCAAGCGCGAGCAACTGACCTTCTTGCCCGCGATCGAGGCCCGCTACGGCGTGCCGCGCGACATCCTGCTGGCCGTCTGGGCCATGGAATCGGCCTTCGGCAAGCTGCAGGGTGATTTCGACGTCGTCCGCTCGATGGCCAGCCTGGCCTATGACGGCCGCCGTCGCGCCTGGGCCGAGGGCGAGCTGATCGCCGCCCTGAAGATCATCGAGTCGGGCGAGGACACCCGCGAGCAGCTGAAGGGCTCGTGGGCGGGAGCCATGGGCCAGACCCAGTTCCTGCCCTCCAGCTACCGCGCCACCGCCGTCGACTTCGACGGCGACGGCCGGCGCGACATCTGGGGCTCGGACGCCGATTCCCTGGCCTCGGCCGCCAATCTGCTGGCCAAGGGCGGCTGGAAGCCGGGCGTGGGCTGGGCCAAGGAAGTGATCCTGCCGGCCGGCTTCGACTATTCGGTTACCGAGGTCGAGAAGCAGCTTCCCGCCTGGTGGGAAGCCAAGGGCGTCAAGCGCGCCGACGGCCTGCCCTGGACCGCCCAGGACGCCGCCTCGCCCGCCATGCTGCTGCTGCCGGCGGGCGCGGCCGGTCCGGCCTTCCTGGCCCTGCCCAACCACTTCGCGATCCGCACCTACAACAACTCGACGTCCTACGCCCTGGGCATCGGCCTGCTGGCCGACCGCTTCGCCGGCGGCGGGCCGCTGGTCACGCCCTGGCCCGTCGAGACGCCGCTGAACATGGCCGACCGCATGGCGGCCCAGATCGCCCTGGCCCGCGTCGGCTTCAACCCGGGTCCGGCCGACGGCGTTGTCGGCGCGGGCACCCGCAAGGCCCTGCGCGCCTGGCAGCAAAGCCAGCAACTGCCGGCCGACGGCTATCTGTCCAGCGACATGGTCGCACGGCTGAAGGCCCAGGCGGGAATCACGCCGTAG
- a CDS encoding M3 family oligoendopeptidase codes for MNAPFKPDAPPEWNLADLYVGRDDPRIETDLAAAKAANDELASLEGMFLEARQEPARLGVLLDRGIGLYEQATNGLWGVGAYAGLAAAVARDDPAWAKFEADLRARSSQIAAESLFFTLELNQLEDAEIAKALKAHPEAARWAPWLRRVRLSRPHELSPELERFIVDKAPAVANWVRLYDETLAKLTAQVAGKAGDETLTLPEALNRLSDPSVARRKAAADGLARALEERASTQALVLNTLAFEKQVEDRWRRYDHPAQSRHLANEVDADAVDALEQAVVEAYPRLSHRYYALKAKVMGVDSLDYWDRNAPLDAAAPRAYAWDEAKGMVLESFQDLAPKFADAARVFFDRPWIDARPRPGKQSGAFAHPVTADRHPFVFLNYMGERRDVLTLAHELGHAVHQTLCQPLGTLLADTPLTLAETASIFGEGLVFDRLLAEATPEDRKKLLAGKIEDGLNTVVRQIAFHRFERRFHEARLEGELSSDQIGGLWLEVMGESLGPAVKLNPGYEHYWAYVSHFCHAPFYVYAYAFGDLLVRGLMEKRREDPAAFAPLYEDLLAAGGTRTYVEALKPFGLNPRDKAFWAAGCAQLERLVDEFEALV; via the coding sequence ATGAACGCCCCTTTCAAGCCCGACGCCCCGCCCGAATGGAACCTGGCCGACCTGTATGTCGGTCGCGACGACCCCCGCATCGAGACCGACCTCGCCGCCGCCAAGGCCGCCAATGACGAGCTGGCCTCGCTGGAGGGAATGTTTCTTGAGGCCCGCCAGGAGCCGGCGCGCCTGGGCGTGCTGCTGGATCGCGGGATCGGCCTGTACGAGCAAGCCACCAACGGCCTGTGGGGCGTGGGCGCCTATGCGGGCCTGGCCGCCGCGGTCGCCCGCGACGACCCGGCCTGGGCCAAGTTCGAGGCCGACCTTCGCGCCCGCTCGTCGCAGATCGCCGCCGAGAGCCTGTTCTTCACGCTGGAGCTGAACCAGCTGGAGGACGCCGAGATCGCCAAGGCGCTCAAGGCCCATCCCGAGGCCGCCCGCTGGGCGCCGTGGCTGCGCCGCGTGCGCCTGTCGCGGCCGCACGAGCTGTCGCCGGAGCTGGAACGCTTCATCGTCGACAAGGCCCCGGCCGTCGCCAACTGGGTGCGGCTGTATGATGAGACGCTGGCCAAGCTGACGGCCCAGGTGGCGGGCAAGGCCGGTGACGAGACCCTGACCTTGCCCGAGGCGCTGAACCGCCTGTCCGACCCCAGCGTCGCGCGCCGCAAGGCCGCCGCCGACGGCCTGGCCCGGGCGCTGGAGGAGCGCGCCTCGACCCAGGCCCTGGTGCTCAACACCCTGGCCTTCGAGAAGCAGGTCGAGGATCGCTGGCGCCGCTACGACCATCCCGCCCAGTCGCGCCACCTGGCCAACGAGGTCGACGCCGACGCGGTCGACGCCCTGGAGCAGGCGGTGGTCGAGGCGTATCCGCGCCTGTCGCACCGCTACTACGCGCTGAAGGCCAAGGTCATGGGCGTCGACAGCCTGGACTACTGGGACCGCAACGCCCCCCTCGATGCGGCTGCGCCGCGCGCCTACGCCTGGGACGAAGCCAAGGGCATGGTGCTGGAGAGTTTCCAGGACCTGGCGCCCAAGTTCGCCGACGCCGCCCGGGTGTTCTTCGACCGCCCGTGGATCGACGCCCGCCCGCGTCCGGGCAAGCAGTCGGGCGCTTTCGCCCATCCGGTCACGGCCGACCGCCATCCGTTCGTGTTCCTGAACTATATGGGCGAGCGGCGCGACGTGCTGACCCTGGCCCACGAACTGGGCCACGCCGTCCACCAGACCCTGTGCCAGCCGCTGGGCACCCTGCTGGCCGACACGCCCCTGACCCTGGCCGAGACGGCCTCGATCTTCGGCGAGGGCCTGGTGTTCGATCGCCTGCTGGCCGAGGCCACGCCCGAGGACCGCAAGAAGCTGCTGGCCGGCAAGATCGAGGACGGCCTCAACACCGTGGTCCGCCAGATCGCCTTCCACCGCTTCGAGCGGCGCTTCCACGAGGCGCGGCTGGAGGGCGAGCTGTCGTCCGACCAGATCGGCGGCCTGTGGCTGGAGGTGATGGGCGAGAGCCTGGGCCCGGCCGTGAAGCTGAACCCCGGCTACGAGCACTACTGGGCCTATGTCAGCCACTTCTGCCACGCGCCGTTCTACGTCTACGCCTACGCGTTCGGAGACCTGCTGGTGCGCGGCCTGATGGAGAAGCGCCGCGAGGATCCGGCCGCCTTCGCCCCGCTGTACGAGGACCTGCTGGCGGCGGGCGGCACCCGCACCTATGTCGAGGCCCTCAAGCCTTTCGGCCTGAACCCGAGGGACAAGGCGTTCTGGGCCGCCGGCTGCGCGCAGCTGGAACGGCTGGTGGACGAGTTCGAGGCGCTGGTGTGA
- a CDS encoding sigma-54-dependent transcriptional regulator, which yields MTKTVLVVDDDPTQRRLIQAVLERDGFAVSHAEGGDAAIAHLTSGAPADVILLDLVMPGLGGQDTLKEIRARGFNQPVIVLTASGGVDTVVKAMQAGASDFFIKPASPERITVSIRNALSMGDLKGEVERLTKRAGGKTSFADLIGDSPVMTMVKRMGERAAKSAIPVLITGESGVGKELIARAVHGSSDRAGKPFVAVNCGAIPENLVESILFGHEKGSFTGASDKHLGKFKEADGGTLFLDEVGELPLDVQVKLLRALQEGEIDPIGSKRSLKVDVRIVSATNRDLQQAVSAGLFREDLYYRLNVFPLEAPSLRERREDIPALVEAFIRRFNVEEGKRVIGAAPETLRLLTAFDWPGNVRQLENTVYRAIVLADAPYLQPYDFPAISGLAAPIEAVTTAPTPPPAAMLQAAHAAMAAPAAEAPVRILDDRGHLRTLEDIERDLIQHAIDVYAGHMSEVARRLGIGRSTLYRKVREQGIEVDMKEAG from the coding sequence ATGACCAAAACGGTCCTTGTCGTCGACGACGACCCGACACAACGTCGGCTGATCCAGGCCGTGCTCGAGCGCGACGGTTTCGCGGTCTCGCACGCCGAGGGCGGCGACGCGGCGATCGCGCACCTGACGTCTGGCGCCCCCGCCGACGTGATCCTGCTCGACCTGGTCATGCCCGGCCTGGGCGGCCAGGACACCCTCAAGGAAATCCGCGCGCGCGGCTTCAATCAGCCCGTCATCGTGCTGACCGCCAGCGGCGGCGTCGACACCGTGGTCAAGGCCATGCAGGCCGGGGCCAGTGACTTCTTCATCAAGCCGGCCAGCCCGGAACGCATCACCGTCTCGATCCGCAACGCCCTGTCGATGGGCGACCTGAAGGGCGAGGTCGAGCGCCTGACCAAGCGCGCCGGCGGCAAGACCTCCTTCGCGGACCTGATCGGCGACTCGCCGGTCATGACCATGGTCAAGCGCATGGGCGAGCGGGCGGCCAAGAGCGCCATTCCCGTGCTGATCACCGGCGAGAGCGGCGTCGGCAAGGAGCTGATCGCCCGCGCGGTGCACGGCTCGTCCGACCGCGCCGGCAAGCCGTTCGTGGCCGTCAACTGCGGCGCCATCCCCGAGAACCTCGTGGAGTCGATCCTGTTCGGCCACGAGAAGGGCTCGTTCACCGGCGCCAGCGACAAGCACCTGGGCAAGTTCAAGGAAGCCGACGGCGGCACCCTGTTCCTGGACGAGGTCGGCGAGCTGCCGCTGGACGTGCAGGTCAAGCTGCTGCGCGCGCTGCAGGAGGGCGAGATCGACCCGATCGGCTCCAAGCGTTCGCTGAAGGTCGACGTCCGCATCGTCTCGGCCACCAATCGCGACCTGCAGCAGGCGGTCTCGGCCGGCCTGTTCCGCGAGGACCTCTATTACCGCTTGAACGTCTTCCCGCTGGAGGCGCCGTCCCTGCGCGAGCGTCGCGAGGACATTCCGGCCCTGGTCGAGGCGTTCATCCGCCGCTTCAACGTCGAGGAAGGCAAGCGCGTCATCGGCGCCGCGCCCGAGACCCTGCGGCTGCTGACCGCCTTCGACTGGCCGGGGAATGTCCGCCAGCTGGAGAACACGGTCTATCGCGCCATCGTCCTGGCCGACGCCCCGTACCTGCAGCCCTACGACTTCCCGGCCATTTCGGGCCTGGCCGCGCCGATCGAGGCGGTGACCACCGCGCCCACCCCGCCGCCGGCCGCCATGCTGCAGGCCGCCCACGCCGCCATGGCCGCCCCGGCGGCCGAGGCTCCGGTGCGGATCCTCGACGATCGCGGCCACCTGCGGACGCTGGAGGACATCGAGCGCGACCTGATCCAGCACGCGATCGACGTCTATGCCGGCCACATGAGCGAAGTCGCCCGACGCTTGGGGATCGGTCGCTCGACCCTCTATCGCAAGGTTCGCGAGCAGGGCATCGAAGTCGACATGAAGGAAGCCGGCTGA
- the ykgO gene encoding type B 50S ribosomal protein L36, protein MKVRSSLKSLKGRHRDCKMVRRKGVIYIINKTDPRFKAKQG, encoded by the coding sequence ATGAAGGTTCGCAGCTCGCTGAAGTCGCTGAAGGGTCGCCACCGCGACTGCAAGATGGTGCGCCGCAAGGGCGTCATCTACATCATCAACAAGACTGACCCGCGCTTCAAAGCCAAGCAAGGCTGA
- a CDS encoding HAD family hydrolase, which yields MTAAGAPRAVLWDVGNVIVRWDPRALYAKIFKEPADIDRFLSHVCTLDWHVEHDKGVGFAENAAPLIARFPDHADQIRAWDERFDEMLSGPIPETVAVIDALAARDTPQFALTNMPQSKWPAVQAISPAHFGLFRDAIVSGDEKVIKPGRRIYEIVLERTGLQASDLLFIDDSAANIQAAMDIGFHTHHFTDPAHLRAAVERHGLL from the coding sequence ATGACGGCTGCTGGCGCTCCCAGGGCCGTTCTCTGGGACGTCGGCAATGTCATCGTGCGCTGGGATCCCCGCGCACTGTACGCGAAGATCTTCAAGGAGCCGGCCGATATCGACCGGTTCCTTTCGCATGTCTGCACCCTTGATTGGCATGTCGAACATGACAAGGGCGTCGGCTTCGCCGAGAACGCCGCGCCGCTGATCGCGCGTTTCCCCGATCACGCGGACCAGATCCGCGCCTGGGACGAGCGGTTCGACGAGATGCTGTCGGGCCCGATCCCCGAGACCGTCGCGGTGATCGACGCCCTGGCGGCCCGCGATACGCCGCAGTTCGCGCTGACGAACATGCCCCAGAGCAAGTGGCCGGCCGTCCAGGCGATCTCGCCGGCCCATTTCGGCCTCTTCCGCGACGCCATCGTCTCGGGCGACGAGAAGGTCATCAAGCCGGGCCGCCGCATCTATGAGATCGTGCTGGAGCGCACCGGCCTGCAGGCGTCCGACCTACTGTTCATCGACGACAGCGCCGCCAATATCCAGGCGGCCATGGACATCGGCTTCCATACCCACCACTTCACGGATCCGGCGCACCTGCGCGCCGCTGTCGAGCGGCACGGCCTGCTCTAG
- a CDS encoding FecR family protein codes for MSRSAQHLQEAADWLTRLQRPEVDETDWLAFDAWLSEPGAQEAYDAIQAVDEEIFQRGPAVRGALVEPRRVAAKRTFTIDWRWLGGLGVAAAAAAVAIVVAPWGELLPQPDTLYTTAKGENQAIQLADGSRIDLNTDSHLSVRLEKDARRVTVHDGQALFDVAHDPSRPFLITAGDETVRVVGTKFDVRRRDGQLNVTVLRGLVEVSTDGEDSPVRLRPGQMLEHSEGASGVVVRVVAAEDQVGWRSGRLIYRDQPLGRIVSDMNHYFDRPLRLEGEDTANLKFSGVLIVDGQDAMVRRLTSLMPLSATPTHDSIVLRGNASAPN; via the coding sequence ATGAGCCGGTCAGCGCAACATCTGCAAGAGGCGGCCGACTGGCTGACCCGACTGCAGCGGCCGGAGGTCGATGAGACCGACTGGCTGGCGTTCGACGCTTGGCTGAGCGAGCCCGGCGCGCAGGAGGCGTATGACGCCATCCAGGCCGTCGACGAGGAGATCTTCCAGCGGGGTCCGGCCGTGCGGGGGGCATTGGTTGAACCCAGGCGCGTCGCGGCGAAGCGGACGTTCACGATCGACTGGCGTTGGCTGGGCGGTCTGGGCGTGGCCGCCGCCGCGGCGGCCGTCGCCATCGTCGTCGCGCCGTGGGGCGAACTGCTGCCCCAGCCCGACACGCTGTACACCACCGCCAAGGGTGAAAACCAAGCCATCCAGCTGGCCGACGGCAGCCGCATCGACCTGAACACCGACTCGCACCTGTCGGTGCGCCTCGAGAAGGACGCCCGCCGGGTCACCGTGCACGACGGCCAGGCGCTGTTCGACGTGGCGCACGACCCATCCCGGCCATTCCTGATCACCGCCGGCGACGAAACCGTTCGCGTGGTCGGCACCAAGTTCGACGTTCGCCGCCGCGATGGCCAGCTCAACGTCACCGTCCTGCGCGGCCTGGTCGAGGTCTCGACCGACGGCGAGGATTCGCCGGTGCGCCTGCGCCCGGGCCAGATGCTGGAGCATTCGGAAGGCGCCTCGGGCGTCGTCGTCCGCGTCGTGGCGGCCGAGGACCAGGTGGGCTGGCGCTCGGGCCGGTTGATCTATCGCGACCAGCCGCTGGGCCGCATCGTCAGCGACATGAACCACTATTTCGACCGGCCGCTTCGCCTGGAAGGCGAAGACACCGCCAATCTCAAGTTCTCCGGCGTATTGATCGTGGATGGGCAGGATGCGATGGTCCGCCGCCTGACCAGCCTGATGCCGCTTTCGGCGACGCCAACCCATGATTCGATCGTCCTGCGCGGAAACGCTTCCGCGCCGAATTGA
- a CDS encoding winged helix-turn-helix domain-containing protein: MVQTLSAKEARRIALAAQGFGRPRPDAPGRRHLLSTIESLGVVQIDSVNVVSRSHYLPFFSRLGAYDRAVLEDLAWGRKPALAEYWAHEASLTPLATHPLLRWRMQDALDGVGVWKNVSAFLRNHADFIDKALAAVAERGPLAASDLGLGAKGEGGWWGWSQGKHAMECLFWTGRLTTVTRRGSFERVYGLPERVLPKAIVETPTPDRAEACRALLRISARAMGVATERDLRDYFRLGVTDAREGVAALVADGTLEQVAVTGWDQPAYLWPEARRPRSIKARALLSPFDNLIWFRERTERMFGVRVRLEIYTPAHKRTHGYYVLPFLQNEAITARVDLKADRKAGRLLVLAAHAEPDANAETPVRLAEELSLMASWLGLSGVDVRPTGDLAPTLGSIVANPT, from the coding sequence ATGGTCCAGACCCTCTCCGCGAAGGAAGCGCGGCGCATCGCGCTGGCGGCGCAGGGCTTTGGACGCCCGCGCCCGGACGCGCCCGGCCGCCGCCACCTGCTATCGACGATCGAGAGCCTGGGCGTCGTCCAGATCGACTCGGTCAATGTCGTCTCCCGCTCGCATTACCTGCCGTTCTTCTCTCGCCTGGGCGCCTATGACCGGGCCGTGCTGGAGGACCTGGCCTGGGGGCGGAAGCCAGCCCTGGCCGAGTATTGGGCGCACGAGGCCTCGCTGACGCCGCTGGCCACCCATCCCCTGCTGCGCTGGCGGATGCAGGACGCCCTGGACGGCGTCGGCGTGTGGAAGAACGTCTCGGCCTTCCTGCGCAACCACGCCGACTTCATCGACAAGGCCCTGGCGGCCGTGGCCGAGCGCGGCCCGCTGGCGGCCTCGGATCTGGGGCTGGGCGCCAAGGGCGAAGGCGGCTGGTGGGGCTGGAGCCAAGGCAAGCACGCCATGGAGTGCCTGTTCTGGACGGGCCGCCTGACCACCGTCACGCGGCGCGGCAGTTTCGAACGGGTCTATGGCCTGCCCGAACGGGTGCTGCCCAAGGCGATCGTCGAGACGCCCACGCCCGACCGAGCCGAGGCTTGCCGCGCCCTGTTGAGGATCTCGGCCCGCGCCATGGGCGTGGCGACCGAGCGCGACCTGCGCGACTATTTCCGCCTGGGCGTGACAGACGCCCGCGAAGGCGTGGCCGCGCTGGTCGCCGACGGAACCCTGGAGCAGGTGGCGGTGACGGGCTGGGACCAGCCGGCCTATCTGTGGCCCGAGGCGCGCCGGCCGCGATCGATCAAGGCCCGCGCCCTGCTCTCGCCGTTCGACAACCTAATCTGGTTCCGCGAGCGGACCGAGCGGATGTTCGGCGTCCGCGTGCGGCTGGAGATCTACACTCCCGCCCACAAGCGCACCCATGGCTATTATGTCCTGCCCTTCCTGCAGAACGAGGCGATCACGGCCCGCGTGGACCTGAAGGCCGATCGCAAGGCGGGCCGACTGCTGGTGCTGGCCGCGCACGCCGAACCGGACGCCAACGCCGAGACTCCCGTCCGACTGGCGGAGGAGCTGTCCCTGATGGCGTCCTGGCTGGGCCTGTCCGGCGTGGATGTCCGGCCGACGGGCGATCTCGCCCCCACTCTGGGTTCGATTGTCGCAAATCCGACTTAG
- a CDS encoding RNA polymerase sigma factor — translation MSVADSDKAALLGLYEEKRANLVRFFAARLGSRAEAEDLVQDLYIRISGMDSLGAVDNPSALLHRIGSNLMLDRLRSLKRAGARDTDWRDINTTVVAGQDVTDEPPADEVLAGRQRLKALVEAVEDLPEKTRQAFQLHKLDGHSHVETARRMGISVSTVEKHISSALKTLTRRLR, via the coding sequence TTGAGCGTAGCGGACTCGGACAAGGCCGCTCTACTGGGCCTGTACGAGGAAAAGCGCGCCAATCTGGTGCGCTTCTTCGCCGCGCGCCTGGGCTCCCGCGCCGAAGCCGAGGATCTCGTGCAAGACCTTTATATTCGCATCAGCGGCATGGATTCGCTGGGCGCCGTCGACAACCCCTCGGCCCTGCTGCATCGGATCGGATCGAACCTGATGCTGGACCGCCTGCGCAGCCTGAAGCGGGCCGGCGCGCGCGACACCGACTGGCGCGACATCAACACGACCGTCGTGGCCGGCCAGGACGTCACCGACGAACCGCCCGCCGACGAGGTCCTCGCCGGACGCCAGCGCCTGAAGGCCCTGGTCGAGGCCGTCGAGGACCTGCCCGAGAAGACGCGCCAGGCCTTTCAGCTGCACAAGCTGGACGGCCACAGCCACGTCGAGACAGCCCGGCGCATGGGCATCAGCGTCAGCACCGTCGAAAAACACATCAGCTCGGCCTTAAAGACCCTGACGAGGCGCCTGCGGTGA
- a CDS encoding MmcQ/YjbR family DNA-binding protein, whose product MVDAKEMETLALALPEVTGGVGENGQLGFAVGGKGLAWAYLARSAPKARRELVPGVIAVRCAMETKELLLEAAPDRFFTDDHYRSYPAVLVRLSEIEADELAGLLKQAWKIVAPKPIQKRHPGV is encoded by the coding sequence ATGGTCGACGCGAAGGAGATGGAGACGCTGGCCCTGGCGCTGCCCGAGGTGACGGGCGGGGTCGGCGAAAACGGGCAGCTCGGTTTCGCGGTTGGCGGCAAGGGGCTGGCCTGGGCCTATCTGGCCCGCTCCGCGCCCAAGGCCAGGCGCGAGCTGGTCCCCGGCGTCATCGCCGTCCGTTGCGCGATGGAGACCAAGGAACTGCTGCTGGAGGCCGCGCCCGACCGCTTCTTCACCGACGACCACTATCGAAGCTATCCGGCGGTGCTGGTCCGGCTGTCCGAGATCGAGGCCGATGAACTCGCCGGGTTGTTGAAGCAGGCCTGGAAGATCGTCGCCCCCAAGCCGATCCAGAAGCGGCATCCCGGCGTTTGA